The following are from one region of the Achromobacter xylosoxidans genome:
- a CDS encoding type 4 pilus major pilin, with amino-acid sequence MTLNIDPSCTAAPADRESLSDGASQKVTGYALPHAGTPVARQAGASVADFLAWMLLAVIVASAIFGGYYVLNKDTENNTEAQNIAQLVKGAKLLRDMNGYANVTTAALQAAGAIPSNMVGATTGTLYHSWDGEVTVVGSATQFVITYRAVPSSNCIPLRANLSRTAQFVSMTNCPTTGNVDLVMTAR; translated from the coding sequence ATGACCCTTAACATCGACCCTTCCTGCACCGCTGCACCAGCCGATCGCGAGTCGCTATCCGACGGCGCTTCGCAGAAGGTCACTGGCTATGCGCTTCCTCACGCCGGCACGCCGGTAGCTCGCCAAGCAGGAGCCTCCGTCGCCGATTTCCTGGCGTGGATGCTGCTTGCCGTTATCGTGGCCAGCGCCATCTTTGGAGGCTACTACGTCCTCAATAAGGACACCGAGAACAACACGGAAGCTCAGAACATCGCCCAGCTCGTCAAGGGGGCCAAGCTCCTCCGAGACATGAATGGGTACGCCAATGTCACAACTGCGGCGCTACAAGCCGCCGGCGCGATTCCGAGCAACATGGTCGGCGCGACGACGGGCACGCTGTATCACAGTTGGGATGGCGAGGTGACTGTCGTTGGATCGGCCACCCAGTTCGTGATTACCTACCGGGCTGTCCCCAGCAGCAATTGCATCCCTCTGCGCGCCAACCTCTCCCGGACGGCTCAGTTCGTCAGCATGACCAATTGCCCAACCACCGGCAATGTTGACCTTGTAATGACTGCACGCTGA